Proteins encoded by one window of uncultured Draconibacterium sp.:
- the bamD gene encoding outer membrane protein assembly factor BamD — MKMRFLGIGLLAILFIVTSCGDYNKIVKSTDYEFKYKKAVEYYEDGEYVRSATLFRELVNIYRGTSRADKIYYYYAKSMIGQKDYLMASHYFKSLVKEFPTSEYIEEAQFMIGYCSYLLSPKPRLDQQVTQQAIDALQLYINLYPYSDRVEEANRLISELEDKLVYKSYLSAKLYYDFEQYKAAVIALGNSLEAYPDSRYREELKYMLLKSKYLLASNSIIDKQDERYTNALDEYFSFIDEYPESKYKKEVEKFYEKASEVLNYQEEDLNIN, encoded by the coding sequence ATGAAAATGAGATTTTTGGGAATTGGATTACTAGCTATTTTATTCATTGTAACCTCTTGTGGAGACTACAATAAGATTGTAAAAAGTACCGATTACGAGTTCAAATACAAAAAAGCAGTTGAGTATTACGAAGACGGTGAGTACGTTCGTTCGGCTACTTTGTTCAGAGAATTGGTAAACATTTACAGAGGTACTTCGCGAGCTGACAAGATTTATTATTACTATGCAAAGAGTATGATTGGTCAGAAAGACTATTTAATGGCCAGTCATTATTTTAAATCGTTGGTTAAAGAATTTCCAACCAGCGAATATATTGAAGAAGCTCAGTTTATGATTGGGTATTGCTCGTATTTGTTGTCGCCAAAACCAAGGCTCGATCAGCAGGTTACACAACAGGCGATTGATGCTTTACAACTGTATATAAATCTTTATCCCTATAGCGACAGGGTGGAGGAGGCTAATCGTTTAATCAGCGAATTAGAAGACAAATTAGTTTATAAGTCGTATTTAAGTGCTAAATTGTACTACGATTTTGAACAGTATAAAGCAGCCGTAATTGCACTTGGAAATAGCTTGGAGGCGTATCCGGATAGCAGGTATCGCGAAGAGCTTAAGTACATGCTGCTAAAATCGAAATATTTGTTAGCATCAAATAGTATTATTGATAAACAAGACGAAAGATATACAAATGCACTCGACGAATATTTTTCTTTTATTGATGAATACCCGGAGAGTAAATATAAAAAAGAGGTAGAAAAATTTTATGAAAAGGCCTCTGAAGTATTAAATTATCAGGAAGAAGATTTAAACATTAATTAG
- a CDS encoding DNA-directed RNA polymerase subunit omega — protein MDYKKTKAAPSTISRDLEVLTQETGNIYETVMILAKRANQISSELKEELNQKLQEFASYTDNLEEIFENREQIEISKFYERLPKPTLIAFEELKEGEIYHRNPTRENKKRI, from the coding sequence ATGGATTATAAGAAAACAAAAGCGGCTCCGTCAACAATTTCGCGTGACTTGGAGGTATTAACCCAGGAAACAGGAAATATCTACGAGACAGTAATGATTTTAGCCAAAAGGGCAAATCAGATTTCATCGGAGTTAAAAGAAGAGCTGAATCAGAAATTGCAGGAATTTGCCTCTTACACCGATAATCTTGAAGAGATTTTCGAAAACAGAGAGCAAATCGAAATCTCTAAATTCTACGAGCGTCTTCCAAAGCCAACATTAATTGCTTTTGAAGAATTGAAAGAAGGTGAAATTTATCACCGCAATCCAACGCGCGAAAACAAAAAACGTATTTAA
- the coaBC gene encoding bifunctional phosphopantothenoylcysteine decarboxylase/phosphopantothenate--cysteine ligase CoaBC, which produces MRLKGKNIILGITGSIAAYKAAMLLRLFIKEGAEVQVVITPAGKEFITPVTLSALSNKPVISEFFGANDGSWNSHVDLGLWADVMVIAPATASTLGKMANGIADNMLITTYLSAKCPVMIAPAMDLDMFAHPSTQRNISILKEYGNSIVEPGEGELASGLEGKGRMEEPEKIMEAVIQQLGVKKKLLNKSYLVTAGPTFEKIDPVRFIGNYSSGKMGYAIAEELAEQGAEVTLVSGPVSVSTKSSGINVLKVESAEEMYNASVDCFSTVDGAIMCAAVADFTPAKKEDRKTKRGKENWQIELTPTIDIAAELGKLKTKDQLLVGFALETNDEMTNAQNKLQKKNLDFIVLNSLKDKGAGFGVDTNKITILEKGNKSTEFQLKTKVEVAKDIVAKIIELNT; this is translated from the coding sequence ATGAGGCTGAAAGGAAAAAATATTATACTCGGAATAACAGGAAGTATTGCAGCCTATAAGGCAGCAATGCTTCTTCGGCTTTTTATAAAGGAGGGTGCCGAAGTGCAGGTTGTAATTACACCTGCAGGTAAGGAGTTTATCACTCCCGTCACTTTATCAGCATTATCGAACAAACCTGTTATTAGCGAGTTTTTTGGTGCAAACGATGGCTCCTGGAACAGTCATGTTGATTTAGGCTTGTGGGCGGATGTAATGGTGATTGCACCGGCAACAGCTTCCACGCTTGGTAAAATGGCCAATGGCATTGCCGATAATATGTTGATTACAACCTATTTGTCGGCCAAGTGTCCGGTGATGATTGCACCGGCAATGGACCTCGATATGTTTGCACACCCTTCAACTCAACGAAATATTTCCATTTTGAAAGAATACGGAAATAGTATTGTTGAACCCGGTGAAGGAGAACTGGCCAGTGGTTTGGAAGGAAAAGGGCGAATGGAAGAACCGGAAAAAATTATGGAAGCGGTTATCCAACAGCTAGGCGTAAAAAAAAAACTTCTGAATAAAAGCTATCTGGTAACCGCCGGACCTACTTTCGAAAAAATTGATCCCGTACGTTTTATTGGTAATTATTCTTCTGGCAAAATGGGATATGCCATTGCTGAGGAATTAGCAGAACAGGGTGCAGAAGTGACTTTGGTTTCCGGACCTGTTTCTGTATCAACTAAAAGCTCTGGAATAAATGTTCTAAAAGTTGAGTCGGCTGAAGAAATGTACAATGCTTCGGTTGATTGTTTTTCAACGGTTGATGGTGCAATTATGTGTGCCGCTGTTGCCGATTTTACACCTGCAAAGAAAGAAGACAGGAAGACAAAACGCGGAAAAGAAAACTGGCAAATTGAGTTGACTCCAACAATAGATATTGCTGCCGAACTGGGAAAACTGAAGACAAAAGACCAGCTTTTAGTAGGATTTGCCCTTGAAACTAATGATGAGATGACGAACGCACAAAATAAACTTCAGAAAAAAAATCTGGATTTTATTGTGTTGAACTCGTTGAAAGACAAGGGGGCAGGTTTTGGTGTTGATACCAATAAAATAACAATCCTTGAAAAAGGCAATAAATCAACCGAATTTCAGTTAAAAACTAAGGTTGAAGTTGCAAAAGATATTGTTGCAAAAATTATAGAATTGAACACATAA
- a CDS encoding DUF4835 family protein gives MIKQLLIALLFLVIFVGEGVSQELRCNVTVSARGIQGANQNLFRTMQSDLYDFMNNRKWTDHVYSYDEKIRCNILIRLDEQISADEFKGSIQVQLTRPIFNSSYTSTVLNIKDNDFHCKYVEFQPLEFNETSNRDNLTNIMAFYAYVILGFDYDTFSEEGGTEFFQKAQAIVNNSQNARERGWKAFESERNRYWLIENVLNKSYSSFRTCMYNYHRNGLDMMSDRIEEGRANIAEALRDIQKVFRRRPSTYILQMFFDAKADELVNVFSKSFPDERNRVMAILNEVDPSNGSKYEKIAENEGF, from the coding sequence ATGATAAAGCAATTATTAATAGCGCTTTTATTTCTGGTTATTTTCGTAGGAGAAGGAGTGTCGCAGGAACTTCGCTGTAATGTAACTGTTTCAGCACGAGGTATTCAGGGGGCAAATCAAAACCTTTTCAGAACCATGCAGTCTGACCTGTATGATTTTATGAACAACCGGAAATGGACAGATCATGTGTACAGCTACGACGAAAAAATACGTTGCAACATTTTAATCCGGCTCGATGAGCAGATTTCAGCCGATGAATTTAAAGGATCGATACAGGTTCAACTGACCCGACCGATATTTAATTCCAGTTATACTTCAACCGTTCTAAATATCAAAGACAACGATTTTCATTGTAAATATGTGGAGTTTCAGCCGCTTGAATTCAACGAAACATCTAACCGTGATAACCTTACAAACATAATGGCGTTTTATGCCTATGTTATTTTAGGATTCGATTACGATACGTTCTCTGAAGAGGGCGGAACCGAATTTTTTCAGAAAGCACAAGCTATTGTGAATAATTCGCAAAATGCCCGAGAGCGTGGATGGAAAGCATTTGAAAGTGAACGAAACCGTTATTGGCTGATAGAGAATGTATTAAATAAATCATATTCTTCATTTCGAACTTGTATGTACAATTATCACCGCAATGGATTGGATATGATGTCGGACCGTATTGAGGAAGGCCGTGCAAATATTGCCGAGGCTTTGCGTGATATTCAGAAAGTATTTCGACGTCGTCCTTCAACTTATATTCTACAAATGTTTTTTGATGCTAAGGCCGATGAGTTGGTAAATGTATTCTCAAAATCGTTTCCCGACGAGCGAAACCGTGTTATGGCCATTTTAAATGAGGTGGATCCATCAAACGGAAGCAAATACGAAAAAATCGCCGAAAACGAAGGCTTTTAA
- the recN gene encoding DNA repair protein RecN, with protein MLSRLSISNYALISKLQVNFHANLNTLTGETGAGKSIILGALGLIMGNRADLSVLKDKETKCIVEGQFEVSNYPLKWFFEENDLDYDPSTILRREITPSGKSRAFINDTPVNLKVMRALGLQLIDIHSQHQNLDLSNQKFQLHLVDSVARSEKIRADYKSSFARYKKTQKQLTDLEERAEKSKADLDYYQFQFTQLEEARLDENEQQDLESELEQLTHAEDIKTALSETCSLLDNETFSVLQSVKESHRTLEKIAGYLKEAENFSERLQSAAIELSDIHQEVEQLAERIEFNPARIEEVNDRLNLLYSLQQKHHVSTVNELIELRDEFDSKINEAVGFDDEIVAMKAELQKQKTTLEKLASNLSKTRKKVFKQIEGSVIEDLNQLGMSKAKLQVVHNYVDEFQVDGKDEISFLFSANPDSAPDEISKIASGGEMSRLMLAIKNLLRNSKALPTIVFDEIDTGVSGEIALKMGNIIKSFSVNTQIINITHLPQIAAKGDAHFRVYKLEENGKTFTSIKALNANERIEELAKMVGGDKLTETTIRAAEELLRI; from the coding sequence ATGCTATCCAGATTATCCATTTCGAATTACGCACTAATTAGCAAATTACAGGTTAATTTTCATGCCAATCTGAACACTTTAACGGGTGAGACAGGCGCAGGCAAGTCAATTATACTCGGAGCTTTGGGATTAATTATGGGTAACAGGGCCGACCTCTCAGTATTAAAAGACAAGGAAACAAAATGTATTGTCGAAGGTCAGTTTGAAGTGAGTAATTACCCATTGAAATGGTTTTTCGAAGAGAATGATCTGGATTATGATCCGTCTACAATTTTACGACGTGAGATAACACCTTCAGGCAAGTCGAGAGCTTTTATTAATGATACGCCGGTTAATTTGAAGGTGATGCGTGCACTTGGATTACAATTGATCGATATTCATTCGCAACATCAAAACCTGGACTTGAGTAATCAGAAATTTCAATTGCATCTGGTTGATTCTGTTGCAAGATCAGAGAAGATACGCGCAGATTACAAATCCTCATTTGCGCGATATAAAAAAACACAGAAGCAACTGACTGATCTGGAAGAAAGGGCTGAAAAATCAAAAGCTGATCTGGACTATTATCAGTTTCAGTTTACGCAACTTGAAGAAGCGCGACTGGATGAAAATGAGCAGCAAGATCTGGAATCGGAATTAGAACAATTAACTCATGCTGAAGATATAAAAACGGCTCTGTCAGAAACTTGTTCGTTGTTGGATAATGAAACTTTTTCTGTATTACAAAGTGTAAAAGAGAGTCACCGCACCCTTGAAAAAATTGCCGGTTATTTAAAAGAGGCAGAAAATTTTTCTGAACGTTTGCAAAGTGCTGCCATCGAGTTAAGCGACATTCATCAGGAAGTGGAGCAGTTGGCAGAGCGCATCGAGTTTAACCCGGCCAGAATTGAAGAGGTAAACGACCGATTGAATTTGCTGTATTCATTGCAGCAAAAACATCATGTATCGACGGTAAATGAGCTAATTGAATTACGTGATGAATTCGATTCGAAAATAAATGAAGCAGTTGGATTCGACGACGAAATTGTAGCGATGAAAGCAGAGCTGCAGAAACAAAAAACGACACTTGAAAAACTCGCTTCGAATCTCAGCAAAACCCGGAAAAAGGTTTTTAAACAAATTGAGGGGTCAGTTATCGAAGACCTGAACCAACTGGGAATGAGTAAGGCGAAGCTTCAGGTCGTTCATAATTATGTGGATGAATTTCAGGTTGATGGGAAAGATGAAATTTCATTTTTATTCAGTGCAAACCCGGATTCAGCGCCCGATGAGATTTCAAAAATAGCATCAGGAGGGGAAATGTCGCGACTGATGTTAGCGATTAAAAATCTGCTTCGCAATTCAAAAGCATTACCTACAATTGTGTTCGACGAAATTGATACCGGAGTTTCGGGTGAAATCGCACTAAAAATGGGTAACATTATCAAATCATTTTCAGTAAATACACAGATAATAAATATTACACACCTGCCGCAAATTGCAGCTAAAGGCGATGCTCATTTTAGAGTTTACAAACTTGAAGAGAATGGAAAAACCTTTACTTCGATTAAGGCATTAAATGCCAACGAAAGAATTGAAGAATTGGCAAAAATGGTTGGTGGCGATAAATTAACAGAAACTACAATTAGAGCAGCAGAAGAACTTTTGCGCATCTGA
- a CDS encoding S1-like domain-containing RNA-binding protein, with amino-acid sequence MAQIGKYNTLDVIRETENGVYLDGGEHGEILMPRKYVDAGTKERGTADVFVYTDSEDRLVATTEKPFATVGEFAHLEVKATGKFGAFLDWGLTKDLLVPYSEQRNKMAEGNRYWVYIYLDLLTNRTVASAKLNKFLDNTPPEYTKGQQVDLIILEETDLGYKTIVNQEHTGMLYKNQVFRPLEIGSKTIGYIAKIRDDEKIDLLLEEPGYEKVDAISEKILAELEANRGFLAVSDKSSPEMIKAMFGISKKNFKKAIGGLYKKRLISFESDGIKMLKS; translated from the coding sequence ATGGCACAAATTGGCAAATACAACACCCTGGATGTTATTCGGGAAACAGAGAATGGTGTTTACCTTGACGGTGGAGAACATGGAGAAATTTTAATGCCCCGAAAATATGTGGATGCAGGAACAAAAGAACGCGGAACGGCCGATGTTTTTGTTTACACCGATTCGGAAGACCGCTTGGTGGCAACCACGGAAAAACCGTTTGCAACGGTTGGCGAGTTTGCACATTTAGAGGTAAAAGCTACTGGTAAATTTGGTGCCTTTCTTGATTGGGGATTAACAAAAGATTTGCTTGTACCGTATAGCGAGCAACGCAATAAAATGGCAGAAGGCAATCGTTACTGGGTTTACATTTACCTCGATCTCTTAACAAACCGAACAGTGGCATCAGCTAAATTGAATAAGTTCCTGGATAATACTCCGCCGGAATATACGAAAGGACAACAGGTTGATCTTATCATATTGGAAGAGACTGATTTAGGTTATAAAACGATTGTTAACCAGGAGCATACTGGAATGTTGTATAAAAACCAGGTTTTCAGGCCGCTCGAAATTGGGAGTAAAACCATAGGTTATATTGCCAAAATCAGAGATGATGAAAAGATAGATTTGCTACTGGAAGAACCGGGATATGAAAAGGTTGACGCCATTTCTGAAAAGATCTTGGCCGAATTGGAAGCGAATAGAGGATTTCTTGCAGTTTCAGACAAGTCGTCACCTGAAATGATTAAAGCTATGTTTGGAATCAGTAAAAAGAATTTCAAGAAAGCAATTGGTGGATTGTATAAAAAACGACTCATTTCTTTTGAATCTGACGGCATTAAAATGTTAAAAAGCTAA
- a CDS encoding DUF6340 family protein, with product MKTLVLTLLSYLFLLLITSCNTLYNTKTIDIEIFTPSTLSIPSKYKNVAIQYNNVNVAPSNYFNQYNDFGELKEDSINTDSIASMIYYNTFISELRRHEFFDSVMVLPHRDYSTLKIVDTIDYSAYFNEDSSTFEGLSPDQVNVLNSSYFIKRYTSSKQPKTDSIFLHPELGLYTPEQLKSIADSTSADLLISFDFFGSSDYGAYLPGFSLGKVEVDNWVQWSFYNLKDKTYLLAGTKNDTVSWEDYSVSVINAKKLLPPHTDAIYNAAEISAEKYAAILVPHWTNVQRMYYTSGHVELKLTDELVANGQWLEAAKIWKANTTNKNKSIAAKCMFNMALACEMQDDLEAALAWLIDSYYVFENKNELHAANCMDYLQILGLRKTDLKLLEKQLEPVSIEE from the coding sequence ATGAAAACACTTGTACTAACTCTATTAAGTTATCTTTTTTTACTGCTTATAACCTCGTGTAACACACTTTATAATACAAAAACTATCGACATTGAAATATTTACGCCGTCCACTTTAAGTATTCCAAGCAAATACAAAAATGTTGCGATTCAGTATAACAATGTTAATGTTGCCCCAAGTAATTACTTCAATCAATACAATGATTTTGGAGAATTAAAAGAAGATTCTATAAATACTGACAGTATTGCTTCGATGATCTATTATAACACGTTTATTTCAGAACTCAGGAGACATGAATTTTTTGATTCGGTTATGGTTTTACCACATCGCGATTACAGTACATTGAAAATTGTGGATACTATAGACTATTCGGCCTATTTTAATGAAGATTCCAGTACATTTGAAGGATTATCCCCCGATCAGGTAAATGTGCTCAATTCAAGCTATTTTATAAAACGCTATACTTCTTCCAAACAGCCTAAAACCGATTCAATTTTCCTTCACCCAGAGTTGGGCCTGTACACGCCCGAACAACTTAAATCAATAGCTGACTCCACCTCTGCTGATTTGCTTATTTCATTCGATTTTTTTGGATCTTCTGATTACGGTGCTTATTTACCAGGATTCTCACTGGGTAAAGTAGAAGTAGATAACTGGGTACAATGGAGTTTTTATAACCTAAAAGACAAAACATATCTATTGGCTGGTACTAAGAACGATACTGTAAGTTGGGAAGATTATTCCGTGAGTGTTATTAATGCCAAAAAACTACTGCCTCCTCACACCGATGCTATTTATAATGCTGCTGAAATTTCGGCAGAGAAATACGCAGCAATTCTCGTTCCGCACTGGACAAATGTTCAACGAATGTACTATACTTCAGGCCATGTTGAACTAAAGCTAACTGATGAATTGGTGGCCAATGGCCAGTGGCTTGAAGCTGCCAAAATATGGAAGGCAAACACTACAAATAAAAACAAATCGATTGCAGCCAAATGTATGTTTAACATGGCCCTTGCCTGCGAAATGCAAGATGACCTGGAAGCCGCACTGGCATGGCTTATTGATTCGTATTACGTTTTTGAAAACAAAAACGAATTACATGCTGCTAATTGCATGGATTACCTACAAATACTGGGATTACGCAAAACCGATTTAAAATTGCTTGAGAAACAACTTGAGCCTGTTAGCATTGAAGAATAG
- a CDS encoding DUF6340 family protein, whose translation MNRLILFAILLSTITSCTVYKEYPIEIYRPGEIAYSPETKNVAIVYRNFKYSGDTLQHYYKDDFRLRKAKQDPAELDSILVNMCMSELAKNLKEKGTFSEIRIFPELFEPHSGSKLPALNMDLVQQVASTTQTDLVISLETYSSFYSEYSSTAEIPTKSNEVITAAVWAVYNPVEQKLIERKTMIDTIFWNGYDAEGNYQRNAKLPPRLTALKIASQMTGENYSKRFFASWQNVKRMYSVPPLPDFAAADECVQKGKWDDAILLWKRYADDSNGKMAINARYNLALGYEMKDDFEMAERWLNSAQSIAADYKSKEDLKMILQYQQLLKKRKNDIARLNQQ comes from the coding sequence TTCGACGATAACCTCGTGTACAGTTTATAAAGAATACCCTATTGAAATATACAGACCCGGCGAAATAGCCTATTCGCCTGAAACAAAAAATGTGGCCATTGTATACCGCAACTTTAAATACAGCGGCGATACACTTCAGCATTATTACAAAGACGATTTCAGGCTACGGAAAGCCAAACAAGATCCGGCGGAACTGGACAGTATTCTCGTAAACATGTGTATGAGCGAACTGGCAAAAAACCTGAAAGAAAAAGGGACATTTAGTGAAATACGAATCTTTCCGGAGCTGTTTGAGCCACATTCTGGTAGTAAATTGCCCGCATTAAATATGGATCTTGTGCAGCAGGTGGCTTCTACAACACAAACTGATTTGGTTATTTCATTGGAAACTTATTCTTCGTTTTACTCTGAATATTCATCAACAGCAGAAATACCAACAAAATCGAACGAAGTGATTACTGCAGCAGTTTGGGCAGTTTATAATCCGGTTGAGCAAAAACTGATCGAACGAAAAACGATGATCGACACCATTTTCTGGAATGGTTACGATGCAGAAGGAAATTACCAACGAAATGCAAAATTGCCTCCACGGTTAACGGCGCTCAAAATTGCATCGCAAATGACGGGAGAAAATTACTCCAAACGTTTTTTTGCATCGTGGCAAAATGTTAAACGCATGTATTCGGTTCCTCCACTACCCGACTTTGCCGCCGCCGACGAATGTGTACAAAAAGGAAAATGGGACGATGCCATACTTTTGTGGAAACGTTATGCCGACGACAGCAATGGTAAAATGGCCATTAATGCCCGATACAATCTGGCGTTGGGATACGAAATGAAGGACGACTTTGAAATGGCCGAACGTTGGTTAAATTCAGCTCAATCAATTGCTGCTGATTACAAAAGCAAAGAGGATCTGAAAATGATATTACAATATCAGCAACTCTTGAAAAAGAGGAAAAATGATATTGCACGATTAAACCAACAGTAG